The genomic interval AACGAGACTGAGGTAACGCTCTTCGTTACCTCAGATGTTCCAGCCGAAGTTCGCGGAGCGCTGAGTTCGATGGTTCGAGAGATGGCCTATGCGGCCGCAGGCAACCCCCCACTCGTCATCCTTCCCACCGAACAAGAAATCCTGCTCGGAACCGACCGGGCGGGGGATCAAGTTTCGCTCCAGGAGACCATGCGGCCCATGTTCGTCTTCTTGATGCTCATGGTGGAGATGATGGCTCTCGCCACCCTGGTCGCCTCGGAAATCCAACAGCGCACGGTAACCGCCATCCTGGCGACCCCGACCACGGTGACAGACTTCCTCACTGCAAAGTCCATCCTGGGGACACTTCTGGCTTTTAGCCAGGCAGTGTTGCTCATGGCGGCCATCGGTTCGTTCGGCACCAATACCTTCGTGCTGCTCGTGTCCCTACTCCTCGGGGCGATCCTCGTGACCGGATTCGGATTATGGGCCGGATCAGCAGGCCGCGACTTCATTTCGATCATCTTCTGGAGCGTCCTGTTCCTCATCCCGTTGATCATCCCCGCAATTGCCGTGCTATTTCCCGGTACGGCCGCCGGGTGGATTCAAGTCCTCCCCAGTTGGGGGTTGGTCGAAGCGATCGTCGGCGCCACCGCCTACGGCGAGGGCTTCCGACAGCTGGCCGGGCCTCTCCTGATACTGGCCGCCTGGTGTGGAGTTGCGTTTGCCGCGGGACTTCTCGTGCTGAAACGAAGGGTGATTCGCATATGATCCGCAAGATCCTGCTCAAAGATCTCTCCCTCGGGCCCCGGTCGCCGATAATCCTGTGGGTGTTGGTTCTGCCAGTCGTCTTGACCTTCGCTTTCCGCATGGTGTTTGGCGGCCTGTTCAACACCGAACCACGGCTCGGGATCGTCGACCTTGGCAATTCCGCCGTTACGGAGGCGGCCGCTCAACTGGAAGGCATCGAGGTCACATTCCTCGACGACGCCGAGGAACTACGCCGCCAGGTTGAAGAAGGCAATCTCGACGCTGGATTGGTTCTCGAAGCCGGATTCGACGATTTGGTCCGTAGCGGTGCCCAGCCACAGCTCCAGTTCTGGGTGGGCGGCGACAGCCTTGCCTCGGATCGCATCATCCTCGGAGTCACCGCCCTGGACCTCGTTCGAACCATATCTGCAGTGGATTCGCCCGTCGACGTTTCCGTGGTATCAATCGGGGATCAAGGCCTTGAACTATCGGTGAGGATGCTCCCGATGCTGGTCATCATGGCCGTGGCAATCGCTGGCGTCATGGTCCCCGCCGCAAGCCTCATCGAGGAAAAGACCCGTCGAACGTTGAGCGCCGTGCTGGTAACGCCGGCCAATCTCAAAGATGTTCTCGTGGCGAAGGGCTTGCTCGGAACCATCCTGGCCATTCTCACCGGCGTAATGACACTGCTCCTCAACAGCGCGTTCGGGACCGCCCCGGTGGCCACGCTGCTGGCGGTCACCCTCGGGGCAATCATGATGGCCGAGATCGGCCTGATGCTCGGGTCGTGGGCACCGGACACAGCCACCATGTTTGCGGCGTGGAAGGGCGGAGCAATATTGCTGCTGTTTCCCGTAATTTTCACCATTTGGCCGACCCTCCCCCAATGGATCGCCAAACTCGGGCCGACGTATTACTTTCTCCAGCCCATTTTCGATTTGTCCATCAACGGAGCAACCCTGGCAGAGGTCGCACCGCAGCTGGCCATCGCCGCCGTGATTTGCATCGCTCTTCTTCCAATCGTGATGCGTTTCGGTAGATCGCTGGAAGGGCGTTTGGTCGGCGCGGCAAAGCACCAAGAGCCTGCGCTGACGAACGCCTAGATGAGCGGGTCTTGCGAAGCCAGATTGCGTAACGACTGAGCCGCCTTGCCGAGTTCTTCGGCCAAATAAGCCCCCACCGCCTTGTCCGCTCCGATTCGGTCGAGGGCGCCGTCCATGCAACGCGACCACTCATCGGCGGCGTGATTGTCAATCGGGAACCGGGCATGACGCATGCGGAGACGAGGATGGCCGTGCCGCTCCCAGTACAACCCTGGTCCCCCCATCCAACCACTGAGGAACTCAAACAGCTTCTGACGGGACACGGAAAGATCGACAGGCAACATCGCCCGAAGAACCGGTGAGCTCTCATCGACAATGTCATAAAAGGCATCCGCAAGTTCCCGGACGCGCCCTTCGCCGCCAAGCTCCTCATAGGGGGTGGCCGCCCCGCCCCACGGGTACGAATTCTCGGAGGCCGGGCGAATGTCCATAGGTTAAGCCTACTGGCGCTGGCGGGTGGGCTACCCGATCGCCTCGAGCATGGCGGTTCCCATGTCGGTTGGGGTCGGGGCGACGACAATGCCAGCGCTCTTCAGTGCGGCGATCTTGTCGGCGGCCGTTCCCTTGCCACCCGAGATGATGGCGCCGGCATGGCCCATGCGCTTGCCGGCTGGGGCGGTGGTGCCCGCAATGAACCCGGCTACCGGCTTGGTCATGTGCTGCTGAATCCATTCGGCGGCTTCTTCTTCGGCCGTTCCACCGATCTCGCCAATCATGATGACGCCTTCGGTATCGGGGTCTTGATTGAAGAGGTCGAGACAGTCGACGAAGTTGGTCCCGTTCACGGGATCGCCACCGATGCCGATGGCGGTCGTCTGGCCGAGTCCATTGTTGGTCAGCTGGAACACTGCTTCATACGTGAGGGTACCGGACCGACTCACGACACCAATCTTGCCTGGCTTGTGGATGTAGCCCGGCATGATGCCGATCTTGCACTGCTGAGGGGTGATGACCCCCGGGCAGTTCGGTCCCACGAGTCGGACGTTCTTGTCCTCCAGGTATCGCTTGGCAACGACCATGTCACCTACCGGAATACCTTCGGTAATACAGACGATGAGTTGGATACCCGCCGCGGCCGCTTCCATGATGGCGTCGGCTGCGAATGGAGGCGGAACATAGATCACCGACGCATTGGCGCCCGTCGCTTCGGCCGCCTCGACAACACTCCGGAAGATGGGCAGATCTGCCGAATATGTGTCGGCGCGACCCTGGACTCCGCTGTGGTCGGTTTCGCCTTCGAAGTGCTCAATCGTTCCCGCTTTGGACGGGTGGACGGCGCCAACCATGTTCGTCCCGTAGGCCAGGGCAGTGTCGGTGTGGAACCGGCCGGTCTGGCCCATCCCCTGAACCAGGACACGGGTATTCGTATCAACCAGCACGCTCATTTGGTTAGCTCCACGATCTTCTGAGCGCCATCTTTCATATCGCTGGCGCTGACCACGTTCAGTCCTGATTCGTCGATGATCTGTTTGCCCAGGTCGACGTTGGTGCCCTCCAGTCGAACCACAAGCGGAACTTGTAGGCCCACCTCTTTGACAGCTTCGACGACTCCGTTGGCGATGATGTCGCACTTCATAATGCCGCCGAAAATATTCACGAAGATCCCTTTGACTCGCGGATCCTTGGTGATGATCTTGAAAGCGGCGGTGACTTTGTCAGCCGTGGCACCCCCACCGACGTCCAGGAAGTTGGCGGGTTCGCCGCCGACGTACTTGATGATGTCCATGGTCGACATGGCCAACCCGGCCCCGTTGACCATGCAGCCGATCGTGCCGTCAAGCTTGATAAAGGAAAGGTCGTATTCGGCTGCTTCGAGCTCGGCAGGATCTTCCTCGGATTCGTCGCGCATTTGGGCGATATGGGGATGACGGAACATCGCATTGGCATCGAAACTCATCTTTCCGTCCAACGCCATCACCCCACCCGCTTTGGTTACGACCAGCGGGTTGATCTCGATGAGATCGGTGTCAAGTTCGACGGCGGCTGCGGTAAGGGCCTTCATGAAGCTGACGGCATTCTTGAGCGTCTCGCCCTCGAGGCCGAGCCCGTACGCAAGGTCGGCCGCCTGAAAGTTGGCCAGGCCGATCGCCGGATCGATGGTCGCTCTGAGAATCTTCTCTGGTGTGTGCTCGGCGACTTCTTCGATTTCGGTCCCACCTTCGGTGGACACCATGAGCACATTGCGACTGACGGCTCGATCAAGGACGACCGACAGATACAGTTCAGTTTCGATGTCGACGCCCTGTTCGATATAGAGCCGGTTCACTTGCTTGCCTTCGGGGCCGGTCTGAATCGTGACGAGAGTCGAACCGAGCATCTTGCCGGCAAGTTCTCTGACCGCCTCCTCGGCAGCCTCGACACCTCCGTCGATTCCAGCCAATACGACGGTTACGCCACCAAGGTCGGGGTACTCGATAAACCGTCCCTTGCCCCGGCCGCCGGCGTGGATCTGAGACTTGACCACCACCACGGGATTGCCCAACTCCTCGATAAGGGGGCGGACGGCCGCGACGGCCTCATCCACGGTTGTGGCCAGCAGACCCGATGGAACGGCAATCCCCCTGGCCTTCATGAGCTGCTTGGCTTGATACTCATGGATCTTCAACGACGGTCCCTTTCGTACGGCGTGGCCATAGTAGTCACCCCGCGACAGCCCTCCCCCATCGAGTAATCGACGAACGATTCAGTGTTAGGAACGAGGGGTGGCCGGCGCAACGACCACCACCGTGTGGCCAAAATCGCGACGCCCCCTGAGCATCGGGGCGTTCCACGTCACCGAGACCCGGGTTTCGACACCGGCGTTGTCGCGCCCGACCGCCGGGACACTGAGCGGCCCGGCGGTCTTAGAAAACAACACAACCTGGTCGAGAATGTCCATGCCATTGGGACCGCCAACCATCCGCACCATGGAACGTAAAACGGCCTGATCGTCGGTCGGATCCGTTTGCGAACATTTCCTGGCGTAATCGTTGGCGTGGATCAACCGGAGCGAACCGACGACCAGTGCAGCCAACTCCAATCGCGGAGCACTCGAGCCGCCTGACGTCCTCTCTTCAAGCAAGCCGATCGCACCGGAGAGGTCGACCTCCCAGATGGGAACCGGGGAGGCATCAAAGAGAGACTGATACCGGGCCTCGCTGCGAGCCAGCCCTTGCCAGGCCTGAGCGAGGTCGGTGATATCGACGGCGACACCATGGATTCGGGAACCATCCTTGGTCTTACGCAATGTCAGCAGCACCCAGCCCCGGGTCCGGTCGGCGCGAACAATCTCTACCTCGATGTTCCGCAGGGTTCTGGCCGGGACGAGGCGAGACAGGACGCTGTGACCCTGGCTTTCGCTCGCAAACAGACTTTGCAACGGCGTGCCGATCAACGATCGACTCGAATCAGCAACAACCAGTTCGGCAAAATACGGCGAAGCGCGAGTTATCAGCCCGGTCGCATCGGCCGAGACGGTGGCCGTAAGCTCAATCTGAGAGTGTGCGCCGGCCGCCACCGGGGTCAAAGGTGGTTCTGCGACTGCGCACAGGTACTCGATGTTCGCCTCGCCAACCGGAATGACCACATCGGCCCCGCCAGCTCGCGCAGCTTTTTCGCCTCGGGGGTCGTCCGTGACGGCGACGATCCAGGCGGTCGGCTGGGCACGGCGGACGCTGACCAAACCGTCCAGTCCGGCTTCCCAGATCACGACAATCCCGTATTCGGTACGACTGCTCACGTCGTCTGGGTGGACCGGTCCAATCAGAGAAAACCGCTCCGCGAGCGGTCCTCTCAGGTTTGCAACCCGGGAAGGGGTATCGGCAACGAGCAGAAGCGGTTTAATGTCACCTCTCCCATGGGTTCAAATTTCCAGGTCCTCCAGGCGCTTGCCGACTGGGTCGGCCCCACTCCCCACACACCAGGCCAGGGGGGACGGGCAGATAGATGGTGAGGAACCGCGCCCGGAAGACCCGAAACCGTGAATTAGCGGTGGAAGTCACCCGTGGCGAGAGCCGGCAAGGCAACAGCCAGATTGGCAATAACGGCAATGGCGAGAATGTAGAGACGGCGACGCATGGGGACCCTCCGTGGAACGATATGTGACTGCTTACCTCGCCAACATCGTTGATCGCCGTGCGTGGGCCGTGTTCACGAATCCTCTAACTGGTAAAAACTAGGGGATCACTTGGAAGAGGGTGTCAGGAGCCGCGGGTGGCGATTGCGTGACCGTCGGCCCGCAAAGCTGACAGGTCCCGCTTGATCGTGGCCCGGCTGAAACCCGTAGCTTGAGCAAGGTGCCGGATGGCAGGTACCGCACCGGCCGCCTCGATCTCGGCCATTATCCGCTGCAACTGCATCCGCCGACGTCCGACCTGGGAAGCCACGGTGTTGTCGGCCGGTTGCGACAGGGTAATGACGACGTTCACCAGTTCATCAGGGCGCAGCTGGCGACCACCGGGCGTTCCGACCTTCGGAACGGCGATAGTGATCTGTTGGACCTCCCGACTGCCACTCTCGCTAGCGATCTTCGCAAACAGTTCGCCGACCCGGGCGCGCTCCGCCAACCCGGCGTCCAAGCCTTCCAGGTCCGATTCCATGAGAGTCCTGGCTCGCTCAATCGCCTGATCGGCCAGCGTTGCGTTGTCCTGGGCCAAAAGAAAAACCCCCCAGGCAACCCGGGTTCCGGTTTGAACCGTTTCATCGAGCAAGTCAATGAGCGCTCGGAGCAGTCTGATCGCCTGGTCGATCTGGCCGGTTTCTTTGAGCCACCACGCTTGCAGTAATCGCTCCCTGGGTGAGTCAGCCCAGCTTGGATCGAGATCCTCGAGAAGCTCGAAGACGGGTCTCGCAGCCTCAAAGTCATCGAACTCGAGGAGGTAATAGAGATAGGCAATCGCCACGATCTTCGAGCGGTAGCCATCGGGTGTTTGGGTGACTGCCGACAGGGCTTGCTCAAACATCGCGCGAGCCGCGGCGGGATCCCGAGTGGCTTCATACGCTGCCAGAACGGCATCGACCGATGCGACCCTGGCCGTTTCGCCGACGGACACGAAGTACTCCCTGGCCGCTCGGCCGGCAGTAGTAGCTGTAGCGGCGTCGCCAAACACCAGCCACGCCAACGACGCCCGGTTTGATTGTGCGGAGGCCACACCACGTTGCTGCCCGATCGACCGAAACGCCTCCTCGGCCTCCTCGTAGGCAACCAGCGCCGCCGCCGGCCGATTGCGCTGATACAAGATGGTGGCAAGATTGACCGTGCATTCGGCGTCGGCGATCCGATAGCCGATCTCTCGGGCGATCGTTTGGCCTTCCCGGAGGGCATCTTCGGCGTCGGCCAGTCGGCGTTGCTCGCCGATGACGGTGCCGAGAATTCCGATGGTCCTGGCTTCCCCGCCCCGGTCCCCGTCTGTTCGAAATCGGGTCAGAGCGGTACGAAGTTCCGCTTCGGACTGGGTGCGCATGGCTGCTTCGACATAGGCCGTTCCGAGCAGGAGATGCGTTGACCCGCTGGCTGAGTCACCCAGTTCGGCTACCACTCGACCCAGCGTTGCAACCGCCGCCTCGGGTCGGCCCGACCAGATCTGAATCTGGGCGGCGACCCGGCCAAAATCCTCGATCCGGGACGGGGCGAGACCCCATCCAGCCGCAGCCACGTCCTCGGCTTCGCCAAAACGGTCCGTATGAGCGAGCAGCCAGGCCCTCCGCAGGTGGGTCTCCGCTTGCTCATCGTCGGTATTAGCCAGAGCGGCCATTCGCCCGATGAGATCCGCCTGGGTTGCCCGGTCACCAAGGACATTGGCCACCTGTTCCATGGAGCCGAGCAACCCGAAGAGTTCCATCTCGGTCGGGTCTCCGTGCTC from Acidimicrobiia bacterium carries:
- the sucC gene encoding ADP-forming succinate--CoA ligase subunit beta, with product MKIHEYQAKQLMKARGIAVPSGLLATTVDEAVAAVRPLIEELGNPVVVVKSQIHAGGRGKGRFIEYPDLGGVTVVLAGIDGGVEAAEEAVRELAGKMLGSTLVTIQTGPEGKQVNRLYIEQGVDIETELYLSVVLDRAVSRNVLMVSTEGGTEIEEVAEHTPEKILRATIDPAIGLANFQAADLAYGLGLEGETLKNAVSFMKALTAAAVELDTDLIEINPLVVTKAGGVMALDGKMSFDANAMFRHPHIAQMRDESEEDPAELEAAEYDLSFIKLDGTIGCMVNGAGLAMSTMDIIKYVGGEPANFLDVGGGATADKVTAAFKIITKDPRVKGIFVNIFGGIMKCDIIANGVVEAVKEVGLQVPLVVRLEGTNVDLGKQIIDESGLNVVSASDMKDGAQKIVELTK
- a CDS encoding ABC transporter permease; protein product: MIRKILLKDLSLGPRSPIILWVLVLPVVLTFAFRMVFGGLFNTEPRLGIVDLGNSAVTEAAAQLEGIEVTFLDDAEELRRQVEEGNLDAGLVLEAGFDDLVRSGAQPQLQFWVGGDSLASDRIILGVTALDLVRTISAVDSPVDVSVVSIGDQGLELSVRMLPMLVIMAVAIAGVMVPAASLIEEKTRRTLSAVLVTPANLKDVLVAKGLLGTILAILTGVMTLLLNSAFGTAPVATLLAVTLGAIMMAEIGLMLGSWAPDTATMFAAWKGGAILLLFPVIFTIWPTLPQWIAKLGPTYYFLQPIFDLSINGATLAEVAPQLAIAAVICIALLPIVMRFGRSLEGRLVGAAKHQEPALTNA
- a CDS encoding group II truncated hemoglobin, which produces MDIRPASENSYPWGGAATPYEELGGEGRVRELADAFYDIVDESSPVLRAMLPVDLSVSRQKLFEFLSGWMGGPGLYWERHGHPRLRMRHARFPIDNHAADEWSRCMDGALDRIGADKAVGAYLAEELGKAAQSLRNLASQDPLI
- a CDS encoding PAS domain-containing protein; translated protein: MSSRTEYGIVVIWEAGLDGLVSVRRAQPTAWIVAVTDDPRGEKAARAGGADVVIPVGEANIEYLCAVAEPPLTPVAAGAHSQIELTATVSADATGLITRASPYFAELVVADSSRSLIGTPLQSLFASESQGHSVLSRLVPARTLRNIEVEIVRADRTRGWVLLTLRKTKDGSRIHGVAVDITDLAQAWQGLARSEARYQSLFDASPVPIWEVDLSGAIGLLEERTSGGSSAPRLELAALVVGSLRLIHANDYARKCSQTDPTDDQAVLRSMVRMVGGPNGMDILDQVVLFSKTAGPLSVPAVGRDNAGVETRVSVTWNAPMLRGRRDFGHTVVVVAPATPRS
- a CDS encoding ABC transporter permease, coding for MNWPAIRAIVAKDLWAFTRDRFYLFMTVLGLVFYVAVFWVLPNTVDESIEMGIAQTGMDAYFNELTGDAGLTITPFDSGAALEEAIRARDGPAVGLAFPPDFITNVATGNETEVTLFVTSDVPAEVRGALSSMVREMAYAAAGNPPLVILPTEQEILLGTDRAGDQVSLQETMRPMFVFLMLMVEMMALATLVASEIQQRTVTAILATPTTVTDFLTAKSILGTLLAFSQAVLLMAAIGSFGTNTFVLLVSLLLGAILVTGFGLWAGSAGRDFISIIFWSVLFLIPLIIPAIAVLFPGTAAGWIQVLPSWGLVEAIVGATAYGEGFRQLAGPLLILAAWCGVAFAAGLLVLKRRVIRI
- the sucD gene encoding succinate--CoA ligase subunit alpha, producing MSVLVDTNTRVLVQGMGQTGRFHTDTALAYGTNMVGAVHPSKAGTIEHFEGETDHSGVQGRADTYSADLPIFRSVVEAAEATGANASVIYVPPPFAADAIMEAAAAGIQLIVCITEGIPVGDMVVAKRYLEDKNVRLVGPNCPGVITPQQCKIGIMPGYIHKPGKIGVVSRSGTLTYEAVFQLTNNGLGQTTAIGIGGDPVNGTNFVDCLDLFNQDPDTEGVIMIGEIGGTAEEEAAEWIQQHMTKPVAGFIAGTTAPAGKRMGHAGAIISGGKGTAADKIAALKSAGIVVAPTPTDMGTAMLEAIG